From the genome of Prevotella herbatica, one region includes:
- the queG gene encoding tRNA epoxyqueuosine(34) reductase QueG, with translation MNSKPLNSVSLTEAIKAEAQNLGFFAFGIAKAEAVDDETAKHLKDWIQKGNYANMDYMSNYTDKRLDPRLLMNGVKSIVCVALNYAPKKTIEKGEYQLAAYALGKDYHDIIKNKLRQLAQKFGFEDDLYSKDTQANKCRIFVDSGPVLERYWAERAGLGWTGKNHQLIIPHAGSMFFLGELFLDVELKYDTPIKSRCGKCHRCIDACPTNAISEYNEIDSERCLSYQTIENSSEISYQLAKEMGDTIYGCDKCLYACPWNRFAQPNDTPELQPKEELLNMTKEKWQNLTEEEYRYLFKGSAVKRAKYKGLKRNIDAVACINKEKKLTLYPKQQDYDKESE, from the coding sequence ATGAATTCAAAACCTTTGAATAGTGTCTCATTGACAGAGGCAATAAAGGCCGAGGCACAAAACCTCGGCTTTTTTGCATTTGGCATTGCCAAAGCAGAAGCCGTTGATGATGAGACAGCAAAACATTTAAAAGACTGGATTCAAAAAGGCAATTATGCCAATATGGATTACATGTCAAACTACACAGACAAACGACTTGATCCAAGATTGTTGATGAATGGGGTAAAGAGTATTGTCTGTGTAGCTCTTAACTATGCACCTAAAAAGACCATAGAAAAAGGAGAATATCAACTTGCAGCCTATGCTCTTGGCAAAGATTATCATGACATTATAAAAAACAAATTAAGACAGCTTGCCCAAAAATTTGGATTTGAAGATGATTTATATTCCAAAGATACACAAGCCAACAAATGCAGAATATTCGTTGACTCTGGACCTGTTTTAGAAAGATATTGGGCTGAAAGGGCCGGATTAGGTTGGACTGGAAAGAATCACCAACTTATAATACCACACGCAGGAAGTATGTTCTTTCTTGGTGAATTATTTCTTGATGTCGAACTTAAATATGATACACCCATTAAAAGTAGATGTGGAAAATGCCATAGATGTATTGACGCATGCCCAACTAATGCGATAAGTGAATATAATGAAATTGATTCAGAACGATGCTTGTCGTACCAAACAATAGAAAACAGTAGCGAAATAAGCTATCAGCTAGCAAAGGAGATGGGAGACACAATATACGGATGTGATAAATGTCTCTATGCATGTCCATGGAATAGATTCGCTCAACCAAACGACACTCCAGAACTTCAACCAAAGGAAGAGCTTTTAAATATGACAAAAGAAAAATGGCAAAACCTGACTGAAGAAGAATATAGATATTTATTTAAAGGAAGTGCCGTAAAAAGAGCTAAATACAAAGGACTAAAAAGAAATATTGATGCCGTGGCTTGCATCAATAAAGAAAAAAAGCTAACTTTATACCCAAAACAACAAGATTATGACAAAGAAAGTGAATAG
- a CDS encoding polysaccharide deacetylase family protein produces MFIEQPAKWLRWMYPSATWRMDKKEHSVYLTFDDGPIPESTPFILNTLKEFDVKATFFMVGENVLRHHDLYNKIVEEGHQVGNHTFNHLGSFKHWTITYAENTDQANDLIHSHLFRPPHGWMRHSVYWWLKKKYKIVMWDLVTRDYSKWLEADDVVNNVKRFTRNGSIITFHDSLKSIDKLKTALPESIKWLKEQGYEFKTFE; encoded by the coding sequence ATGTTTATAGAGCAACCGGCAAAATGGCTGCGCTGGATGTATCCCAGTGCGACTTGGAGAATGGATAAGAAAGAACATTCAGTTTATCTGACGTTTGATGACGGTCCTATCCCCGAGTCCACACCTTTCATATTAAATACTCTTAAAGAGTTTGATGTAAAGGCTACATTCTTTATGGTGGGTGAAAATGTATTGAGACACCATGACCTATACAACAAAATCGTTGAAGAAGGACATCAGGTTGGTAACCATACATTCAATCATCTCGGCTCATTCAAGCATTGGACTATAACCTATGCAGAAAATACCGATCAGGCAAATGATTTAATTCACTCACACTTATTTAGACCACCACATGGATGGATGAGACACTCCGTATATTGGTGGCTAAAAAAGAAATACAAAATAGTGATGTGGGACTTAGTAACAAGAGATTATTCAAAATGGCTTGAAGCCGATGATGTTGTAAACAATGTCAAACGATTTACCAGGAATGGCTCTATCATAACTTTTCACGATTCACTAAAGAGTATTGACAAGTTAAAGACAGCACTTCCTGAATCAATAAAATGGTTAAAGGAACAAGGTTATGAATTCAAAACCTTTGAATAG
- a CDS encoding glycosyltransferase family 117 protein: MKQYRLVDNALGWLAFLIAAFVYCSTIEPTASFWDCPEFITTGYKLEIGHPPGAPFFMLTANLFSQFVSNPSHVARMVNTMSALLSATTIMFLFWSITHLTRKLIVKDWNELTTAKTIIIEGSGLVGALIYTFSDTFWFSAVEGEVYAYSSAFTAIVFWLILKWEDHADEPHSDRWLILITYMTGLSIGVHLLNLLCIPAIVLVYCYRKFPKMELKGSLIALIVSFVIVAAVLYGIVPGIITVGGWFELLFVNVLGCPFNTGEIVYIILLVATVVWAIYESYSDTNEKRSNISFVASFAMLGIPFYGYGWTSVVIGVVVLVALWFGLNYKHTVDKKRVSYVTSRAKNTTLLCMLMLMIGYSSYALIVIRSAANPPMDQNSPEDIFTLGNYLSRDQYGDRPLLYGQAYTSQVALKVDGSVCKPEMTQGAPIYSRKEKANANEKDSYFIVSHKNKYQYAQNMLFPRMYDQAHAQAYEDWMGGVDGTNVAYDRCGENVNMKVPSQLENLRFFLSYQCNFMYWRYFMWNFAGRQNDIQGNGELEHGNWITGISFLDKARLGDQSKLPDDLKNNKGHNVFYCLPLLLGIIGLFWQAWRGQRGIRQFWVVFFLFFMTGLAIVIYLNQTPMQPRERDYAYAGSFYAFAIWCGIGVAAIYDLSKKYLHISEPVLAAIVSLLALLVPIQMASQTWDDHDRSGRYTCRDFGQNYLMTLQDKGNPIIFTNGDNDTFPLWYNQEVEGVRTDARVCNLSYLQTDWYIDQMKRPAYKSTAVPISWPRIDFCSGTNEYVPIQADAKKQILEFYKQNPVQAKKQFGDNPFELKNIMKYWVRSKNPDMHFIPTDTVYVTINKEAVKKSGMMMASNKIPDKMVISLAKKDALYKGDLMMLEMISQCDWTRPIYVALTVGEDNYMNLGNNFVQEGLANRITPFTTTIDGKPAPGAKNFDTEKTYNNLMNRYKFGGLETRGLYIDETVMRMCYTHRRLFAQLAKQLIIEKKNAKALKVLEKCEKVLPSYNIPNDYMSGSLDMAECYAMLGKKEKARKLFNDVWKNATQYMGWYLSLSSDHFSQSMNDCIRELTIMQQANEVANMIDPKLAKTTGKQFQYMFNMYRGKGGVLPQQ; encoded by the coding sequence ATGAAACAGTACAGATTAGTAGACAATGCACTTGGATGGCTTGCATTCCTTATTGCAGCATTCGTTTATTGTTCTACAATTGAGCCGACAGCCAGTTTCTGGGACTGCCCTGAGTTTATCACTACGGGTTATAAACTTGAAATCGGTCACCCACCTGGCGCACCATTTTTTATGCTTACAGCAAACTTGTTCTCACAGTTTGTAAGCAATCCTTCACATGTAGCTCGCATGGTAAACACCATGAGTGCATTGCTTAGCGCAACGACGATAATGTTCCTATTCTGGTCCATTACCCATTTGACGCGTAAGTTGATCGTGAAGGATTGGAATGAACTTACAACAGCCAAGACTATCATAATAGAAGGCTCAGGACTTGTAGGCGCATTGATTTACACATTCAGTGATACATTCTGGTTCTCTGCCGTAGAAGGTGAAGTTTATGCTTACTCTTCGGCGTTTACAGCTATCGTATTCTGGTTGATATTGAAATGGGAAGACCATGCCGACGAACCTCACAGTGATCGTTGGTTAATATTGATCACATATATGACTGGTTTGAGTATAGGAGTTCACCTGTTAAATCTTCTTTGTATTCCAGCTATTGTGTTGGTTTACTGCTACAGGAAGTTCCCTAAAATGGAACTCAAAGGCTCACTCATAGCCCTTATCGTCTCATTTGTTATTGTTGCAGCTGTTTTATACGGTATTGTTCCTGGAATCATAACCGTAGGAGGTTGGTTTGAACTATTGTTTGTAAATGTATTGGGATGTCCTTTCAATACTGGTGAGATAGTATATATTATACTGCTTGTAGCAACTGTTGTTTGGGCAATATACGAGAGTTATTCTGATACGAACGAGAAACGTAGCAACATATCATTCGTAGCGTCATTCGCTATGCTTGGCATTCCTTTCTACGGATATGGATGGACTTCAGTCGTAATAGGCGTGGTAGTACTCGTCGCATTATGGTTTGGCTTGAACTACAAGCATACTGTTGATAAAAAACGAGTAAGCTATGTAACTTCACGAGCTAAGAACACCACATTGCTATGCATGCTTATGCTTATGATAGGCTATTCTAGTTATGCACTGATAGTGATTCGTTCTGCAGCTAACCCTCCTATGGATCAGAACTCTCCTGAGGATATATTCACACTTGGAAACTATCTGAGCCGTGATCAATATGGAGATCGTCCTCTGCTATACGGACAGGCATATACTTCTCAAGTAGCCCTGAAAGTTGACGGAAGCGTGTGCAAGCCTGAAATGACTCAAGGTGCACCTATCTATAGTCGTAAAGAGAAAGCTAACGCTAATGAGAAAGACTCTTACTTCATAGTAAGCCATAAGAATAAATACCAATACGCCCAAAACATGTTGTTCCCACGTATGTATGACCAAGCTCATGCACAAGCATACGAAGACTGGATGGGTGGTGTAGACGGTACTAATGTGGCTTATGACCGCTGTGGAGAAAATGTAAATATGAAGGTTCCTAGCCAACTGGAGAATTTAAGATTCTTCCTTTCATATCAATGTAACTTCATGTATTGGCGTTACTTTATGTGGAACTTTGCTGGACGTCAGAATGATATTCAAGGTAACGGAGAATTGGAACATGGAAACTGGATTACAGGTATTTCATTCCTTGACAAAGCACGTCTAGGGGATCAAAGCAAACTACCAGACGACTTAAAGAATAATAAAGGGCATAACGTATTCTACTGCCTTCCATTATTACTTGGTATAATCGGTTTATTCTGGCAGGCATGGAGAGGACAACGTGGAATTCGCCAATTCTGGGTGGTATTCTTCCTGTTCTTCATGACAGGTCTTGCAATCGTTATATACCTTAACCAGACGCCAATGCAACCGCGAGAACGAGACTACGCTTATGCGGGCTCATTCTATGCATTCGCAATATGGTGCGGTATTGGTGTTGCAGCAATTTACGACTTATCAAAGAAGTATCTTCACATAAGCGAACCTGTTCTTGCTGCTATCGTTTCATTACTAGCTCTGCTTGTTCCTATACAGATGGCAAGCCAAACATGGGACGACCACGATAGAAGTGGAAGATATACATGTCGTGACTTTGGTCAAAATTACTTAATGACACTACAAGATAAGGGAAATCCGATCATATTCACTAATGGTGATAACGACACATTCCCATTGTGGTATAATCAGGAAGTTGAAGGAGTAAGAACAGACGCACGTGTTTGTAACTTAAGTTACCTACAGACAGACTGGTATATAGACCAGATGAAGCGTCCAGCTTACAAATCTACTGCTGTCCCTATCAGTTGGCCAAGAATCGACTTCTGCTCTGGAACAAATGAATATGTACCAATTCAGGCTGATGCTAAGAAACAGATACTAGAATTCTATAAACAGAATCCCGTCCAGGCAAAGAAGCAGTTCGGTGACAATCCATTTGAACTGAAGAATATAATGAAGTATTGGGTACGTTCAAAGAATCCTGATATGCATTTCATCCCTACAGATACTGTCTATGTAACAATAAACAAGGAAGCTGTAAAGAAGAGCGGAATGATGATGGCTTCTAATAAAATACCTGATAAGATGGTTATTTCTCTAGCCAAGAAAGATGCTCTTTATAAGGGTGACCTTATGATGCTTGAGATGATTTCACAATGCGACTGGACACGTCCTATATACGTGGCATTAACAGTTGGCGAAGACAACTACATGAATCTTGGCAACAACTTCGTACAGGAAGGTCTTGCAAACCGTATCACTCCGTTCACAACAACCATTGACGGTAAACCGGCACCTGGTGCAAAGAACTTTGATACAGAGAAGACATACAACAACCTGATGAATCGATATAAGTTTGGCGGTCTTGAGACAAGAGGACTTTACATTGACGAGACTGTAATGAGAATGTGCTACACTCATCGTAGACTATTTGCGCAGCTCGCTAAACAGTTGATCATCGAGAAGAAGAATGCGAAGGCTCTTAAAGTGCTTGAGAAATGCGAGAAGGTTCTTCCTTCATACAACATTCCCAACGACTACATGAGCGGAAGTCTTGACATGGCTGAATGCTATGCAATGCTTGGCAAGAAGGAAAAGGCCAGAAAGTTGTTTAATGACGTATGGAAGAATGCTACACAATACATGGGTTGGTATCTGTCATTGAGCAGCGATCACTTCTCTCAGTCAATGAACGATTGCATACGCGAATTGACAATCATGCAACAGGCTAATGAAGTTGCTAACATGATTGATCCAAAACTCGCCAAAACTACAGGTAAACAATTCCAATATATGTTTAACATGTATCGCGGCAAGGGCGGTGTGTTGCCACAACAATAA